A single window of Haemorhous mexicanus isolate bHaeMex1 chromosome 28, bHaeMex1.pri, whole genome shotgun sequence DNA harbors:
- the CCDC47 gene encoding PAT complex subunit CCDC47, translated as MKNLYIFIAVLFIPWSFSLAKYDEFEDGDDIMEYDDNDFAEFEDVSEDTVTESPQRIITTEDDEEEATVELEGQDENQEDFDDADTQEGDTESEPYDDEEFEGYEEKPDASHSKNKDPITIVNVPAHLQNSWESYYMEILMVTGLLAYIMNYIIGKNKNNRLAHAWFNTHRELLESNFALVGDDGTNKEATSTGKLNQENEHIYNLWCSGRVCCEGMLIQLKFLKRQDLLNVLARMMRPASDQVQIKVTMNDEDMDTYVFAVGTRKALVRLQKEMQDLSEFCSDKPKSGAKYGLPDSLAILSEMGEVTEGMMDAKMIHFLTHYADKIDSVQFSDQFSGPKLMQEEGQLTKLPETKKTLLFTFNVPGSGNTSPKDMESLLPLMSMVIYSIDKAKKFRLNREGKQKADKNRARVEENFLKLTHVQRQEAAQSRREEKKRAEKERIMNEEDPEKQRRLEEAALRREQKKLEKKQMKMKQIKVKAM; from the exons atgaagaatttatatatttttatcgCTGTCCTGTTCATCCCATGGAGCTTTTCTTTGGCAAAGTATGATGAATTTGAGGATGGAGATGACATTATGGAATATGATGATAATGACTTTGCTGAATTTGAAGATGTGAGTGAAGATACAGTCACAGAGTCTCCTCAGAGGATCATCACTAcagaagatgatgaagaagaagccACTGTAGAGCTTGAAGGTCAGGATGAAAATCAGGAAGACTTTGATGATGCAGACACACAG GAAGGTGACACCGAGAGTGAGCCATATGATGATGAGGAGTTTGAAGGGTATGAAGAGAAACCAGATGCATCTCATAGCAAAAATAAAGACCCCATAACAATAGTTAAT GTCCCTGCTCACCTTCAGAACAGCTGGGAGAGTTATTACATGGAGATCCTGATGGTGACAGGTCTCCTGGCTTACATCATGAACTACATCATTGGGAAGAACAAAAACAACCGCCTGGCTCATGCTTGGTTCAACACTCACAGGGAGCTGCTAGAAAGTAACTTTGCTCTTGTTG GGGATGATGGCACTAATAAAGAAGCTACAAGCACTGGGAAACTAAATCAAGAAAATGAACACATATATAACTTGTGGTGCTCTGGAAGGGTGTGCTGTGAAGGAATGCTCATCCAGTTAAAG TTTCTCAAGAGGCAGGACCTGCTGAATGTCCTGGCACGCATGATGAGGCCGGCGTCAGACCAAGTG CAAATAAAAGTGACAATGAATGATGAAGATATGGACACGTATGTGTTTGCTGTTGGAACCAGAAAAGCACTGGTGAGACTTCAGAAAGAGATGCAGGACCTG AGTGAGTTCTGCAGTGATAAACCTAAGTCTGGTGCAAAATATGGGCTTCCAGATTCGCTGGCCATCTTGTCAGAGATGGGAGAGGTCACAGAGGGAATGATGGACGCTAAG ATGATCCATTTCCTCACACACTACGCTGACAAGATTGACTCTGTCCAATTCTCGGACCAGTTCTCCGGTCCAAAACTTATGCAAGA GGAGGGCCAACTTACAAAACTGCCCGAAACTAAAAAGACACTTTTGTTTACATTTAATG TGCCTGGTTCAGGCAACACTTCCCCAAAGGACATGGAGTCTTTGCTGCCTCTAATGAGCATGGTTATCTACTCCATTGACAAAGCAAAGAAGTTCAGGCTGAACAGAGAA GGTAAACAAAAAGCTGACAAGAACAGGGCTCGGGTGGAAGAGAACTTCCTCAAGCTGACTCACGTGCAGAGACAGGAGGCAGCCCAGTCCCGCCGGGAGGAGAAGAAACGGGCGGAGAAGGAGCGAATCATGAACGAAGAGGATCCCGAGAAGCAGCGGCGGCTGGAG GAAGCTGCTCTGCGGCGTGAGCAGAAGAAGCTTGAGAAGAAGCAGATGAAGATGAAGCAAATCAAAGTGAAAGCCATGTGA
- the LOC132339138 gene encoding E3 ubiquitin-protein ligase RNF113A-like yields the protein MAEESGVCSFVFKKRVRAAGSGRRKRPGSDQERESSGEEGSTVVRKERRRDTPNPMIQKTRRCTRERPEYAPSSSEDEDPAKEIGVTYKSTRSAKPVGPEDMGATAVYELDTEKEKDAQAIFERSQKIQEELRGKEDDKIYRGINNYQKYVKPKDTSMGNASSGMVRKGPIRAPEHLRATVRWDYQPDICKDYKETGFCGFGDSCKFLHDRSDYKHGWQIERELDEGRYGVNDDENYEVSSDEEDMPFKCFICRGSFKNPVVTKCRHYFCESCALQHYRKSQRCYVCDKQTNGVFNPAKELMAKLEKHKGEEEEEQQSDQEGDPQ from the exons ATGGCGGAGGAGAGCGGCGTCTGCAGCTTTGTGTTCAAGAAGCGGGTCCGGGCCGCGGGCAGCGGCCGGCGAAAACGGCCCGGCAGCGACCAGGAGCGGG AGAGCAGCGGGGAGGAGGGCAGCACCGTGGTGCGCAAGGAGCGGCGGCGGGACACCCCCAACCCCATGATCCAGAAG acCAGGCGCTGCACGAGGGAGAGGCCGGAGTACGCGCCGAGCAGCAGCGAGGATGAGGATCCTGCCAAGGAGATCGGGGTCACCTACAAATCCACCAGGTCGGCG aAACCTGTTGGCCCAGAAGACATGGGAGCCACAGCAGTGTATGAACTGGacacagagaaggagaaggatgcCCAGGCCATCTTTGAGCGCAGCCAGAAAATCCAGGAG GAGCTGAGAGGAAAGGAAGACGATAAAATTTACCGTGGCATTAACAACTACCAGAAGTATGTGAAGCCCAAGGACACATCGATGGGAAATGCCTCCTCAGGAATGGTGAG GAAGGGCCCCATCCGTGCTCCGGAGCACCTGCGGGCCACGGTGCGCTGGGACTACCAGCCCGACATCTGCAAGGACTACAAAGAGACCGGGTTCTGCGGCTTCGGGG ACAGCTGCAAGTTCCTGCACGACCGCTCGGACTACAAGCACGGCTGGCAGATCGAACGGGAGCTGGACGAGGGCCGCTACGGCGTCAACG ATGACGAAAACTACGAGGTGAGCAGTGATGAGGAGGACATGCCTTTCAAATGCTTCATCTGCAGAGGTTCCTTCAAGAACCCCGTGGTCACCAA GTGTCGGCACTACTTCTGtgagagctgtgccctgcagcactATCGCAAATCCCAGCGCTGCTACGTCTGTGACAAGCAAACCAACGGCGTCTTCAACCCTGCAAAAG agcTCATGGCAAAACTGGAAAAACACaaaggggaggaagaagaggagcaaCAGTCAGACCAAGAAGGGGATCCACAGTAG
- the STRADA gene encoding STE20-related kinase adapter protein alpha isoform X1: MSNFLPDSSCYELLTIIGRGFEDLMVVNLARYKPTGEYVTVRRVNLEACTNEMVTFLQGELHVSKLFNHPNIVPYKATFIADNELWVVTSFMAYGSAKDLICTHFTDGMTELAIAYILQGVLKALDYIHHMGYVHRSVKASHILISVDGKVYLSGLRSNLSMINHGQRLKVVHDFPKYSIKVLPWLSPEVLQQNLQGYDAKSDIYSVGITACELANGHVPFKDMPSTQMLLEKLNGTVPCLLDTTTIPADELTMKTSRSSANYGMGESTAVSNARAANGEPALHPYLRTFSTYFHNFVEQCLQRNPDFRPSAGTLLSHPFFKQIKRRASEALPELLRPVTPITNLEGTLPQDPSGIFGLVSNLEQLDVDDWEF; encoded by the exons ATGAGCAACTTCCTGCCAGACAGCAGCTGCTATGAGTTGCTCACTATCATAG GCAGAGGCTTTGAAGACTTGATGGTTGTGAACCTGGCCAGGTATAAACCCACAGGAGAGTATGTCACAGTCAGAAGAGTGAACTTGGAGGCCTGCACGAATGAAATGGTCACATTCTTGCAG GGGGAACTTCATGTTTCCAAACTCTTCAACCACCCTAACATCGTGCCATACAAAGCAACTTTCATAGCTGACAATGAGCTGTGGGTAGTGACTTCTTTCATGGCCTATG gTTCTGCAAAAGATTTAATCTGTACCCATTTTACAGATGGGATGACTGAACTGGCCATTGCTTACATTCTCCAAGGTGTTTTGAAAGCACTTGACTACATCCACCATATGGGCTATGTGCACAG gagtGTTAAAGCCAGCCATATCCTGATCTCTGTGGATGGGAAGGTATACCTCTCTGGCCTGAGGAGTAACCTGAGCATGATCAACCATGGGCAGCGACTCAAAGTTGTTCATGACTTCCCCAAATACAGCATCAAAGTGCTGCCTTGGCTCAGTCCTGAGGTTTTGCAGCAG AATCTGCAGGGTTACGATGCAAAATCTGACATTTACAGTGTGGGGATAACGGCCTGTGAGCTGGCAAATGGACACGTCCCATTTAAAGACATGCCTTCCACTCAG ATGCTCTTGGAAAAGCTGAATGGAActgttccctgcctgctggaCACCACCACCATTCCTGCTGACGAGCTGACCATGAAGACGTCGCGCTCCAGCGCCAACTACGGCATGGGGGAGAGCACGGCCGTGAGCAACGCGCGCGCCGCCAACggggagccagccctgcacccctaCCTCCGCACCTTCTCCACCTACTTCCACAACTTCGTGGAGCAGTGCCTCCAGAGGAACCCCGATTTCAG GCCAAGCGCAGGCACTCTGCTCAGTCACCCCTTTTTTAAGCAG aTCAAGCGCCGTGCTTCCGAAGCACTCCCTGAGCTTCTGCGCCCTGTCACCCCCATCACCAATTTGGAAGGGACACTGCCCCAGGATCCCAGTGGCATTTTTGGGTTGGTATCAAATCTGGAGCAGCTGGATGTGGATGACTGGGAATTCTAG
- the STRADA gene encoding STE20-related kinase adapter protein alpha isoform X2 → MSFLVSKPERIRRWVSEKFIVEGLREFELFGEQPLGDSRRKTNEASSESIASSPKRDTMSNFLPDSSCYELLTIIGRGFEDLMVVNLARYKPTGEYVTVRRVNLEACTNEMVTFLQGELHVSKLFNHPNIVPYKATFIADNELWVVTSFMAYGSAKDLICTHFTDGMTELAIAYILQGVLKALDYIHHMGYVHRSVKASHILISVDGKVYLSGLRSNLSMINHGQRLKVVHDFPKYSIKVLPWLSPEVLQQNLQGYDAKSDIYSVGITACELANGHVPFKDMPSTQMLLEKLNGTVPCLLDTTTIPADELTMKTSRSSANYGMGESTAVSNARAANGEPALHPYLRTFSTYFHNFVEQCLQRNPDFRPSAGTLLSHPFFKQIKRRASEALPELLRPVTPITNLEGTLPQDPSGIFGLVSNLEQLDVDDWEF, encoded by the exons ATGTCTTTCCTTGTAAGTAAACCCGAGCGCATTAGG cgGTGGGTGTCTGAGAAGTTCATTGTTGAGGGATTAAGAGAGTTCGAGCTGTTTGGAG agcagcctctgggTGACTCTCGGAGAAAA acAAATGAGGCGAGCTCCGAGTCGATAGCTTCTTCCCCTAAAAGGGACACCATGAGCAACTTCCTGCCAGACAGCAGCTGCTATGAGTTGCTCACTATCATAG GCAGAGGCTTTGAAGACTTGATGGTTGTGAACCTGGCCAGGTATAAACCCACAGGAGAGTATGTCACAGTCAGAAGAGTGAACTTGGAGGCCTGCACGAATGAAATGGTCACATTCTTGCAG GGGGAACTTCATGTTTCCAAACTCTTCAACCACCCTAACATCGTGCCATACAAAGCAACTTTCATAGCTGACAATGAGCTGTGGGTAGTGACTTCTTTCATGGCCTATG gTTCTGCAAAAGATTTAATCTGTACCCATTTTACAGATGGGATGACTGAACTGGCCATTGCTTACATTCTCCAAGGTGTTTTGAAAGCACTTGACTACATCCACCATATGGGCTATGTGCACAG gagtGTTAAAGCCAGCCATATCCTGATCTCTGTGGATGGGAAGGTATACCTCTCTGGCCTGAGGAGTAACCTGAGCATGATCAACCATGGGCAGCGACTCAAAGTTGTTCATGACTTCCCCAAATACAGCATCAAAGTGCTGCCTTGGCTCAGTCCTGAGGTTTTGCAGCAG AATCTGCAGGGTTACGATGCAAAATCTGACATTTACAGTGTGGGGATAACGGCCTGTGAGCTGGCAAATGGACACGTCCCATTTAAAGACATGCCTTCCACTCAG ATGCTCTTGGAAAAGCTGAATGGAActgttccctgcctgctggaCACCACCACCATTCCTGCTGACGAGCTGACCATGAAGACGTCGCGCTCCAGCGCCAACTACGGCATGGGGGAGAGCACGGCCGTGAGCAACGCGCGCGCCGCCAACggggagccagccctgcacccctaCCTCCGCACCTTCTCCACCTACTTCCACAACTTCGTGGAGCAGTGCCTCCAGAGGAACCCCGATTTCAG GCCAAGCGCAGGCACTCTGCTCAGTCACCCCTTTTTTAAGCAG aTCAAGCGCCGTGCTTCCGAAGCACTCCCTGAGCTTCTGCGCCCTGTCACCCCCATCACCAATTTGGAAGGGACACTGCCCCAGGATCCCAGTGGCATTTTTGGGTTGGTATCAAATCTGGAGCAGCTGGATGTGGATGACTGGGAATTCTAG
- the STRADA gene encoding STE20-related kinase adapter protein alpha isoform X3, whose amino-acid sequence MSFLRWVSEKFIVEGLREFELFGEQPLGDSRRKTNEASSESIASSPKRDTMSNFLPDSSCYELLTIIGRGFEDLMVVNLARYKPTGEYVTVRRVNLEACTNEMVTFLQGELHVSKLFNHPNIVPYKATFIADNELWVVTSFMAYGSAKDLICTHFTDGMTELAIAYILQGVLKALDYIHHMGYVHRSVKASHILISVDGKVYLSGLRSNLSMINHGQRLKVVHDFPKYSIKVLPWLSPEVLQQNLQGYDAKSDIYSVGITACELANGHVPFKDMPSTQMLLEKLNGTVPCLLDTTTIPADELTMKTSRSSANYGMGESTAVSNARAANGEPALHPYLRTFSTYFHNFVEQCLQRNPDFRPSAGTLLSHPFFKQIKRRASEALPELLRPVTPITNLEGTLPQDPSGIFGLVSNLEQLDVDDWEF is encoded by the exons ATGTCTTTCCTT cgGTGGGTGTCTGAGAAGTTCATTGTTGAGGGATTAAGAGAGTTCGAGCTGTTTGGAG agcagcctctgggTGACTCTCGGAGAAAA acAAATGAGGCGAGCTCCGAGTCGATAGCTTCTTCCCCTAAAAGGGACACCATGAGCAACTTCCTGCCAGACAGCAGCTGCTATGAGTTGCTCACTATCATAG GCAGAGGCTTTGAAGACTTGATGGTTGTGAACCTGGCCAGGTATAAACCCACAGGAGAGTATGTCACAGTCAGAAGAGTGAACTTGGAGGCCTGCACGAATGAAATGGTCACATTCTTGCAG GGGGAACTTCATGTTTCCAAACTCTTCAACCACCCTAACATCGTGCCATACAAAGCAACTTTCATAGCTGACAATGAGCTGTGGGTAGTGACTTCTTTCATGGCCTATG gTTCTGCAAAAGATTTAATCTGTACCCATTTTACAGATGGGATGACTGAACTGGCCATTGCTTACATTCTCCAAGGTGTTTTGAAAGCACTTGACTACATCCACCATATGGGCTATGTGCACAG gagtGTTAAAGCCAGCCATATCCTGATCTCTGTGGATGGGAAGGTATACCTCTCTGGCCTGAGGAGTAACCTGAGCATGATCAACCATGGGCAGCGACTCAAAGTTGTTCATGACTTCCCCAAATACAGCATCAAAGTGCTGCCTTGGCTCAGTCCTGAGGTTTTGCAGCAG AATCTGCAGGGTTACGATGCAAAATCTGACATTTACAGTGTGGGGATAACGGCCTGTGAGCTGGCAAATGGACACGTCCCATTTAAAGACATGCCTTCCACTCAG ATGCTCTTGGAAAAGCTGAATGGAActgttccctgcctgctggaCACCACCACCATTCCTGCTGACGAGCTGACCATGAAGACGTCGCGCTCCAGCGCCAACTACGGCATGGGGGAGAGCACGGCCGTGAGCAACGCGCGCGCCGCCAACggggagccagccctgcacccctaCCTCCGCACCTTCTCCACCTACTTCCACAACTTCGTGGAGCAGTGCCTCCAGAGGAACCCCGATTTCAG GCCAAGCGCAGGCACTCTGCTCAGTCACCCCTTTTTTAAGCAG aTCAAGCGCCGTGCTTCCGAAGCACTCCCTGAGCTTCTGCGCCCTGTCACCCCCATCACCAATTTGGAAGGGACACTGCCCCAGGATCCCAGTGGCATTTTTGGGTTGGTATCAAATCTGGAGCAGCTGGATGTGGATGACTGGGAATTCTAG